The window TTGATGTCGATTTTAAGAAGTTGATGCAAACGTCTGGCGATCGGGGCCAGAGAATATTTTTCGTCAGGTTCCCCTTTCGGGCGGCCGAAGTGGGAACCGAGGATGATCGCACACCCCTGATCCAGGCAGTAGTTCACGGTTGCAAGCGCCGAGCGGATACGACGATCGTCCGTGATGTTGCCGTAATCGTCCATCGGAACGTTGAAATCACACCGGATAAATACTTTTTTGCCTTTGATGTCACACTCTTTGATGCTGAGCAGCTGCATACATTTCCTTCTTACTGTAAGATTGATGAATTTAGTTTTTACTGATAAACAACGCCATCTCGACAAGGCGGTTGGAATATCCCCATTCGTTATCGTACCATGCCATGATTTTGACCAGATTTCCGTCGATGACCTGAATCAGGTCCTCCGCCACTGTGGCACTGAACGAAGACCCCACAAAATCCTGGGAGACGCGATAGCGTTCGTCGACTTCCAAAATCCCTTTGAGCTGATTAAGAGCATACGATTTGAACAGGGCTCCGAGCTCTTCTTTCGTCGTTTGGCCTTGGACCAAAACGTTCAAGTCGACCATCGAAACGTCCGGAGTCGGAACCCGGACGCTTTGACCGTGGAGCTTCCCTTCAAGGCTCGGGAGTACGAGGCTGATGGCTTTGGCCGCACCCGTCGTGGTCGGAACCATGTTCACCCCCGCCGCACGCGAACGGCGCATGTCGGTTCCGTGCGCGCTGTCGATGATCGCCTGCCCGTTGGTGTAGGCATGGATCGTCGTCATCAACCCTTTTTCGATCCCGAACGTCTCTTCGAGGATTTTGGCGATCGGCCCCAGACAATTCGTCGTACACGACGCGTTCGAAATGATCGCCTCTCCCCGGTAGAGATGCTCGTTCACCCCCAGCACGTAGGTGGGAATCGCATCGTCTTGCGTCGGGGCCGAAAGGATCACCTTCTTCACCCCTTTGCCCAGATGATGGCGCGTCGATGCCCCCGTCAGGAACAATCCGCTGCATTCGAGTACGACCTCTGCCCCCAGTGCGGCGAAATCAAGTTGTTCGGGATCTTTTTCCCCGAAAATCCTGACCCGCTTGCCGCCGACGAGCAGATGATCCGCGTCGGCGATGGCCGCGTCGGCGTGAAACGGTCCGTGTACCGAATCGTTTTGCAGCAGGTACAGCATCATTTCGATCGACGCCATATCGTTGATGGCGACAAGTTCAACATCCTCGCGCCCGGCGATGACGCGGGTGACCGATCGGCCGATCCGGCCGAAGCCGTTAATAGCAATCTTCAGTGCCATCACCTTATCCTAAGCTCTTAATAGGGGGTGATTTTACCAAAATTCGGTTATAATTTGGATTAAAAAAGACGGGGTTCATGAAGCTTGCACTTTACGGCGGAAGTTTCGATCCGCCGCACGCCGGTCATGTGGGTGTCGTCACCGAAGCGCTTAAAACCCTTCCGGTGGACAAACTTATCATCGTTCCGGCCGAACGTAATCCCTTTAAGCCCTCCGTACGTGCCGATGGCGAAAGACGGCTGCGTTGGCTGCGCGAGATTTTCGGGGGTTGTTCCAAAGTCGAAATCAGCGATTTCGAGATTGCCCAGAAACGGAGCGTTTACACGATCGAAACGGTCCGTCATTTCGCCCCGTCGTGCGATGAGCTCTACCTTATCATCGGCGCGGACAATCTTGAATCGCTGCGCCAATGGCACTGTTTCGAAGAACTCGACGCTTCGGTACGATGGGTCGTCGCTTCACGGGGGGGTATACCCGTCCCCGAAAACATGATCGAGCTACGCGTCGACGTACCGGTCAGCTCAACCGATTTTCGGACCCGTTTCGCCCCGCTGGGCCTTTCACCCGATATCGAAAATGAAATTATCACCTACTACAAGGAACGCAATGAACGCAAGAATTGAA of the Campylobacterota bacterium genome contains:
- the gap gene encoding type I glyceraldehyde-3-phosphate dehydrogenase, which translates into the protein MALKIAINGFGRIGRSVTRVIAGREDVELVAINDMASIEMMLYLLQNDSVHGPFHADAAIADADHLLVGGKRVRIFGEKDPEQLDFAALGAEVVLECSGLFLTGASTRHHLGKGVKKVILSAPTQDDAIPTYVLGVNEHLYRGEAIISNASCTTNCLGPIAKILEETFGIEKGLMTTIHAYTNGQAIIDSAHGTDMRRSRAAGVNMVPTTTGAAKAISLVLPSLEGKLHGQSVRVPTPDVSMVDLNVLVQGQTTKEELGALFKSYALNQLKGILEVDERYRVSQDFVGSSFSATVAEDLIQVIDGNLVKIMAWYDNEWGYSNRLVEMALFISKN
- the nadD gene encoding nicotinate (nicotinamide) nucleotide adenylyltransferase; protein product: MKLALYGGSFDPPHAGHVGVVTEALKTLPVDKLIIVPAERNPFKPSVRADGERRLRWLREIFGGCSKVEISDFEIAQKRSVYTIETVRHFAPSCDELYLIIGADNLESLRQWHCFEELDASVRWVVASRGGIPVPENMIELRVDVPVSSTDFRTRFAPLGLSPDIENEIITYYKERNERKN